The following is a genomic window from Carassius carassius chromosome 24, fCarCar2.1, whole genome shotgun sequence.
acagagcagtgaacacacacacactgtgagcacacacccggagcagtgggcagccatttattctgcggcgcccggggagcagttgggggttcgatgccttgctcaagggcacctaagtcgtggtattgaaggtggagagagaactgtacatgcactccccccacccacaattcctgccggcccgggactcgaactcacaacctttcgattgggagtccgactctctaaccattaggccacgacttaagTGAACAATCAATCTATAACTGACATATCTGTAACACTATCATCAGGTACTTTCCTCCACGTGTTTTGGGAATGTCCAATTGTTGTCAACCTATGAACTCATATGAATTCTGTTTTGTCCTTTTTACTTCAAATTGATAACACGTCTAATCCAGGTTTAGGTCTTCTCAATGACGATTCTAAATCCTGTAGAAGTTCATTAAAGAGAATGCTGTTTGCTGGTTTTACAGCTGCAAAGATGATAATGTAAAACTGGTTTACTCTGCAGatgtgttcaaaaacattttggatTCATAGCCTCCTTAAGATAGTGAAGTGAATGTACAACCGCACAAATTAACAAGGCTAAACCTAGTACCATTGATGCATGGCAATGTTTtggatttataatttttataatatatatatatatatttttttttcctctttcagaTTGTAAATGATTTATGTCTGTTGCTCCCCCTTCCCTGTGTATGAGTGGATGTTTTGTTGatccaaaaacaataaaaagcttCATTACATTCAGTGCTTGAATCTGCCTTGTGCAGCAACATCGTTTTAATTCCTCTGAAATTTGATTACACAACTACGGTGAACAGTATTATCAAATCTGAGAGTCACCATCTGTTGTATGGTATCTGACTAACTTTAGAAGCCTTTGACTTTGAGACTAAATCAATAGCAccttaaaactgatttttttttttttaaatcgatgTTACAAATGCTTAAGTTCACAAATACAGTAAGCTGGTAACACTTCTTACCTGCCCAGCGATTCTGTCCAGGTCTCTGGTGCCCTGAGGGGTCAGTCTACGCCCACTGGAAAACAGCAACAATTGAGAGTTAGTTGAACTCCAAAATAACACTACCTGCAATAATACATCTTACATATAGTCAAAAGCAGTCTACAGGCAACTCACCCATTGGGGTCTTTCTCCACCATCTTGAGTCCCTCGAGGGCCTGAAGCACTTTACGGGCAACGTTTTTGGAGCCCACACTGAAGTGAGAGGGGCACACACCATTCCTCTTACGCCCGCCATAGATCTTGGTCATAGAGCCTACGCCAACACCTCCACGCAGGTACAGGTGACGCACTGTGGAGGCTGAGAGAGGACAGAGTCAGGAGAAGAGATTTCTTCAGGGCAGTGAGAACAACAGGTGGCAACATGCCATGAAATGCTTCAGCTTTCCTTCTAAAAGAAAGAACCAATGCAGGTCTATACAGTACACATGGCATACAATCTGTAATGTCAGTTACTAACTACACAAACTCCGCTCTTAATTTTACACAGTGCATCAAGTGGGAAATGTTTCAGAGAAAAATATTTTAGTCGGTTTCTCAGCACACCAGAAACTGCTGATATATTAACAGGACAAGGTCATCAATAATTGAGTCCAATCCTGACAGTAAATATTCAAAGACTAAATTTTacagttcccattgacttccattataatgttaaaaaaataatacatttaagtcAGTGGGAACTGGAGCTGTTTGGTAACAAACATTCTGCCGAATACCTATAGTGTTACACAAGGGGGAAAAGaaataagtcaaataaaaataaagaggtttggagcaacatgaagtTGTGTAAACTTCAACTTCCATTTTTTGGGTAAAATATacctttattattaaattacaaagaTCTATTTCGCAGCATATTTCACCAATAAGTTTTACTTTAACACTTGATACTGCTGATACATACTTGAACTAGAAGAGTTGTTTATAAAAGTCTGTTACTATAGTGCTTACAGCACTGCTTTCCATTTCTGACCCGTTTACATCACTCCTTACTGAAAACAACAATAGCACAAGTTTTTACTATGATTTTGAAGTTACTAAGAACCATGAAACCACGTCTTGATATCAAGA
Proteins encoded in this region:
- the LOC132103628 gene encoding small ribosomal subunit protein eS19, whose amino-acid sequence is MPGGGVTVKDVNQQEFVRALAAFLKKSGKLKVPDWVDIVKLAKHKELAPCDENWFYVRAASTVRHLYLRGGVGVGSMTKIYGGRKRNGVCPSHFSVGSKNVARKVLQALEGLKMVEKDPNGGRRLTPQGTRDLDRIAGQVAAASKKS